The sequence tgtgtgtgtgtgtgtgtgtgtgtgtgtgtgtgtgtgtgtgtgtgtataggccgGTGCCGCTGGGTCGTGTAGAGGAAGGTTGTGACACAGCAGTGATGAAGCTAAGCGGCACGGCATTAGGCTCCTCCCAGACCGCGTTAGGCTCCTCCCAGCAGGGCCAAACCAGGAAGAAGAAGAaaccaaacaggaagagagactcCTGCTCCGCCCCCGATGCCCCAGCGACCGCACAAGATGACCTGGTCCAACACAGTGACGACCGCAGCTCTGACCGCatcggagagaggggggagaggaggaggggggagaggaggagggagaggagaggggaacacCCCCGCCACCGTAGCGCCGCCCCTCCTGAATCTGATTCGTCGTCTGACGGGGAGGCGGGGCGGGAGGCCAGAAGCTGGAGCAGGGAGAAAGCCAAGAGGGGACGACGCCGCAGTGGGAGtagcagggagaggggagggggagaggggatggagctGCAGTCTGTAGGGTCTGGTGAGGGGAAGGAGAACCAAGAGAAAGAGGTTCCACAGGAGAACGGTTCCGGAGTGAAGAACCGGcgatcaggaggaggaggaggggaggagagcaggCGGAGCTCCCAGCGCAGGGAGGAGGCGGGGTCTAAGTTCCGTAGCCCCGGCGGTAGCTCATCATTGgctgaggatggagagagggagggacagatcaCTAAGAATTACCAGGAGACCGGGTCAGTGGGTGGAGACATGTCCGCGCCGTCGCCACGGAGATATGGGGGCTGCAACGCCCCCGAAGGCTGCTCCGACGACGAGCCAGAGGTCTGCAGGTAGGTGTTTGttcatctctgtgtgtctctgtgtgtctctgtatgtctctgtgtgtctctgtatgtctctgtgtgtgtctctgtgtgtctctgtgtgtctctgtgtgtctctgtgtgtctctgtgtgtgtctctgtgtgtctctgtgtgtctctgtgtgtctctgtgtgtgtgtgtctctgtgtgtctctgtgtgtctctgtgtgtctctgtgtgtgtctctgtgtgtgtctctgtgtgtgtctctgtgtgtctctgtgtgtctctgtgtgtgtctctgtgtgtctctgtgtgtgtctctgtgtgtctctgtgtgtgtctgtgtgtgtctctgtgtgtctctgtgtgtctctgtgtgtctctgtgtgtgtctctgtgtgtgtctgtgtgtgtgtctgtgtgtgtctctgtgtgtctctgtgtgtgtctctgtgtgtctctgtgtgtgtctctgtgtgtctctgtgtgtctctgtgtgtgtctctgtgtgtgtgtgtgtctgtgtgtgtctctgtgtgtctctgtgtgtctgtgtgtgtctatgtgtgtgtctctgtgtgtctctgtgtgtgtctctgtgtgtgtctctctgtgtgtctctgtgtgtgtctgtgtgtgtctctgtgtgtgtctctgtgtgtgtattcatgtgtgtgtgttcatctctgtgtgtgtgtgtgttcacatgtgtgtgttcatctgtgtgtgtgtgtgtgtgtgtgtgtgtgtgtgtgtgtgtgtgtgtgtgtgtgtgtgtgtgtgtgtgtgtgtgtgtgtgtgtgtgtgtgtgtgtgtgtgtgtgtgtgtgtgtgtgtgtgtgtgtgtgtgtgtgtgtgtgttcatctctgtgtgttcatctctgtgtgtgtgtgtgtgtgtgtgtgtgtgtgtgtgtgtgtgtgtgtgtgtgtgtgtgtgtgtgtgtgtgtgtgtgtgtgtgtgtgtgtgtgtgtgtgtgtgtgtgtgtgtgtgtgtgtgtaggatctGCCACTGTGAAGGAGACGAGAGAGTGTGTGTTGATAACTCCGTGCCGCTGTACAGGCAGCATGAGGTTTGTTCACCAGGACTGTCTCAACCAGTGGATCAAGTCatcagacacacactgctgtgagCTGTGCCAATACAACTTCATCATGGAGACTCACCTTAAACCTCTACGTAAGGTACAGAGACCTCAAACACCTGACCTCAACACACCTAACCTCTACACATCTAACCTCAACACACCTAACCTCTatacatctaacctctatacacctcaacagatctaacctctatacaactcaacacatctaacctcaacacacctcaacacatctaacctcaatacacctcaacacatctacaacctctatacacctcaacacatctaacctctatacacctcaacacctctatatccacctcaacacacctcaacacatctaacctctatacacctcaacacatctaacctctatacacctcaacacatctaacctctatacacctcaacacatctaacctctatacacctcaacacatctaacctctatacacctcaacacatctaacctctatacacctcaacacatctaacctctacacacacatcaacacatctaacctctatacacctcaacacacctcaacacatctaacctctatacacctcaacacatctgacctctatacacctcaacacatctaacctctatacacctcaacacatctaacctctatacacctaacctctatacacctcaacacaacacacctcaacacatctaacctctatacacctcaacacatctaacctctatacacctaacctctatacacctcaacacatctcaacacatctaacctctacacctcaacacatctaacctctatacacctaacctctatacacctcaacacatctgacctctacacatctaacctcaacacatctaacctctatacacctcaacacatctacctctatacacctcaacacatctaacctctatacacctaacCTCTATACATACACCTCAAACACTAATCTATAcacctaacctctatacacctcaacacatctgacctctatacacctcaacacatctaacctctatacacctcaacacatctaacctctatacacctcaacacatctaacctctatacacctcaacacatctaacctctatacacctcaacacatctaacctctatatccacctcaacacatctgacctcaatccatctaacctctatacacctcaacacatctaacctctatacacctcaacacatataacctctatacacctcaacacatctaacctctatacacctcaacacatctaacctctatacacctcaacacatctaatctatacacctcaacacatctaacctctatacacctc is a genomic window of Oncorhynchus gorbuscha isolate QuinsamMale2020 ecotype Even-year unplaced genomic scaffold, OgorEven_v1.0 Un_scaffold_2313, whole genome shotgun sequence containing:
- the LOC124025630 gene encoding uncharacterized protein LOC124025630, which encodes MKLSGTALGSSQTALGSSQQGQTRKKKKPNRKRDSCSAPDAPATAQDDLVQHSDDRSSDRIGERGERRRGERRRERRGEHPRHRSAAPPESDSSSDGEAGREARSWSREKAKRGRRRSGSSRERGGGEGMELQSVGSGEGKENQEKEVPQENGSGVKNRRSGGGGGEESRRSSQRREEAGSKFRSPGGSSSLAEDGEREGQITKNYQETGSVGGDMSAPSPRRYGGCNAPEGCSDDEPEVCRICHCEGDERVCVDNSVPLYRQHEWEKLQMSTNERRKILCSLMFHLVAIGCVLCSVYVLVNRTLHEINLGRNTGQHLHPDLNPTSIQP